One segment of Chlorocebus sabaeus isolate Y175 chromosome 24, mChlSab1.0.hap1, whole genome shotgun sequence DNA contains the following:
- the RDH11 gene encoding retinol dehydrogenase 11, with translation MVELLLLLLLLLLPFLLYMAAPQIRKMLSSGVCTSAVQLPGKVVVVTGANTGIGKETAKELAQRGARVYLACRDVEKGELVAKEIQTTTGNQQVLVRKLDLSDTKSIRAFAKGFLAEEKHLHILINNAGVMMCPYSKTADGFEMHIGVNHLGHFLLTHLLLEKLKESAPSRIVNVSSLAHHLGRIHFHNLQGEKFYNAGLAYCHSKLANILFTQELARRLKGSGVTTYSVHPGTVQSELVRHSSFMRWMWWLFSFFIKTPQQGAQTSLHCALTEGLEILSGNHFSDCHVTWVSAQARNETIARRLWDVSCDLLGLPMD, from the exons ATGGTTGAGCTCCTACTCCTGCTGTTGCTCCTCCTTCTGCCCTTCCTTCTGTATATGGCTGCGCCCCAAATCAG GAAAATGCTGTCCAGTGGGGTGTGTACATCAGCTGTTCAGCTTCCTGGGAAAGTAGTTGTGGTCACTGGAGCTAATACAGGTATTGGGAAGGAGACAGCCAAAGAACTGGCTCAGAGAG GAGCTCGAGTATATTTAGCTTGCCGGGATGTGGAAAAGGGGGAGTTGGTGGCCAAAGAGATCCAGACCACGACAGGGAACCAGCAGGTGTTGGTGCGGAAACTGGACCTGTCTGATACTAAGTCTATTCGAGCTTTTGCTAAGGGCTTCTTAGCCG AGGAAAAGCACCTCCACATTTTGATCAACAATGCAGGAGTGATGATGTGTCCCTACTCGAAGACAGCAGATGGCTTTGAGATGCACATAGGAGTCAACCACTTGG GTCACTTCCTCCTGACCCATCTGCTGCTAGAGAAACTAAAGGAATCAGCCCCATCAAGGATAGTAAATGTGTCTTCCCTCGCACATCACCTGGGAAGGATCCACTTCCATAACCTACAGGGCGAGAAATTCTACAATGCAGGCCTGGCCTACTGTCACAGCAAGCTAGCCAACATCCTATTCACCCAGGAACTGGCCCGGAGGCTAAAAG GCTCTGGCGTTACGACGTATTCTGTACACCCTGGCACAGTCCAATCTGAACTGGTTCGGCACTCATCTTTCATGAGATGGATGTGGtggcttttctcctttttcatcaAGACTCCTCAGCAGGGAGCCCAGACCAGCCTGCACTGTGCCTTAACAGAAGGTCTTGAGATTCTAAGTGGGAATCATTTCAG TGACTGTCATGTGACATGGGTCTCTGCCCAAGCTCGTAATGAGACAATAGCAAGGCGGCTGTGGGACGTCAGCTGTGACCTGCTGGGCCTCCCAATGGACTAA